The following proteins are co-located in the Primulina tabacum isolate GXHZ01 chromosome 11, ASM2559414v2, whole genome shotgun sequence genome:
- the LOC142517970 gene encoding ubiquitin carboxyl-terminal hydrolase 14-like: protein MDLLRSYLSRVRIPEPTNRIYKEECCISYDTPKSDGGLFVDMNSFLAFGKDYAGWNYEKSGNPVYLHIKETQKPVSEDRPLKKPTLLAIGIEGGFDNNDPEFETSYEIVILPDYLTLPFPSVELPEKVRLAVDSVIMNTGAEKKDQVAAWTADTKIISKHAMDLKQLDNGVVVPPSGWKCEKCDKTENLWLNLTDGSILCGRRNWDGSGGNDHAVNHYSVTKYPLAVKLGTITADLEAADVYSYDEDASVVDPLLAQHMQHFGIDFSSLQKTEMTTAERELDHNTNFDWNRIQESGKEVVPLSGPGYTGLVNLGNSCYLAATMQVVFSTYSFCSRYYKHQSLKAAFDMAPADPTVDLNMQLTKLAHGLLSGKYSVPATKKDNAGDADGTSLTAKQVGVSPHMFKSVIAAKHPEFSTTRQQDALEFFMHFIDQVERINSGNPNFDPSKSFKFGVEERLQCSSGKVAYNRRNDYILSLNIPLHKATNKNELQIFEAEKDAMGKELASNEIVHPRPRVSLMDCLNCFSAPEELNDFYSTALDAKTTAIKTAGLTSFPDYLVLHMRKFVLDSGWVPKKLDVYIDVPDMIDISHMRSKGLQPGEELLPDNASLDDGVKTDADEDIISQLVSMGFNYLHCQKAAINTSNAGVEAATNWLFDHMNDPDIDEPIIKEQKSSLHIDQSKLDTLVSFGIEEEVARKALQATGGDIEKATEWIFNPPPGLSNMETPPSSSGSVVDDAVPDGKGKYRLLGFVSHIGTSTHCGHYVAHIYKDGRWVIFNDEKVGVSQDLPIDMGYLYFFERYDG from the exons ATGGATTTGCTTCGATCGTATCTCTCTCGGGTTCGGATCCCTGAGCCCACTAACCGTATCTACAAGGAGGAGTGCTGCATTTCTTACGATACTCCG AAATCAGATGGTGGATTGTTCGTGGATATGAATTCGTTTCTTGCTTTTGGCAAGGATTATGCCGGCTGGAACTACGAGAAGAGTGGAAACCCTGTTTATCTGCACATCAAGGAGACTCAGAAGCCTGTATCTGAAGACAGGCCTTTAAAGAAACCAACACTTCTAGCCATAG GTATTGAAGGAGGATTTGACAACAATGACCCAGAATTTGAAACAAGCTATGAAATAGTTATTTTGCCAGATTATTTGACCCTTCCTTTCCCATCAGTAGAGTTGCCTGAAAAG GTTAGATTAGCAGTTGATTCTGTAATCATGAATACGGGCGCAGAAAAGAAAGATCAGGTTGCTGCCTGGActgctgatacaaaaatcatCAGTAAACATGCTATGGATCTGAAACAGCTTGACAATGGTGTTGTAGTTCCTCCATCTGGTTGGAAGTGTGAGAAGTGTGATAAGACTGAAAATCTTTGGTTAAATTTAACAGATGGGTCAATCCTTTGCGGTAGAAGGAATTGGGATGGAAGTGGGGGTAACGACCATGCTGTTAACCATTATAGTGTGACTAAATATCCATTGGCTGTAAAGCTTGGAACTATAACCGCTGATTTAGAGGCAGCAG ATGTTTACTCTTATGACGAGGATGCAAGTGTTGTAGACCCACTTCTAGCACAACATATGCAACACTTTGGTATTGATTTTTCATCCTTGCAAAAG ACTGAAATGACGACTGCTGAGAGAGAACTTGATCATAATACCAATTTTGACTGGAACCGCATTCAAGAGAGTGGAAAAGAAGTTGTACCTCTATCTGGGCCAGGTTACACAGGACTTGTAAATCTGGGCAACAg TTGTTACTTGGCTGCAACTATGCAAGTTGTATTTTCTACTTATAGCTTCTGTTCACG ATACTATAAGCACCAAAGTTTGAAAGCAGCTTTTGATATGGCTCCTGCTGATCCAACTGTAGATTTGAATATGCAATT AACAAAGCTAGCTCATGGCTTACTTTCTGGTAAATATTCAGTTCCAGCTACCAAG AAAGACAATGCAGGCGATGCAGACGGCACTTCATTAACTGCT AAACAAGTTGGAGTTTCTCCTCATATGTTCAAGTCCGTTATTGCTGCAAAACACCCCGAATTCTCAACTACAAGACAACAG GATGCTTTAGAGTTCTTCATGCATTTTATTGACCAAGTTGAGCGGATTAACTCTGGGAACCCAAACTTCGATCCTTCAAAGAGTTTCAAGTTTGGCGTTGAAGAGCGATTGCAATGCAGCTCGGGCAAGGTTGCCTATAACAGAAGAAATGATTATATTCTTTCTCTGAACATTCCTCTCCATAAAGCTACGAACAAAA ATGAACTCCAAATTTTTGAAGCTGAGAAGGATGCTATGGGGAAGGAGCT GGCATCTAATGAAATTGTTCACCCTCGCCCAAGGGTATCGTTGATGGATTGTCTGAATTGTTTCTCTGCCCCCGAGGAGTTAAATGACTTTTACAGCACAGCCTTAGATGCTAAGACTACTGCAATCAA AACTGCAGGTCTGACTTCATTTCCTGATTATTTGGTATTGCACATGAGAAAATTTGTCCTCGACTCGGGGTGGGTCCCAAAAAAACTAG ATGTCTATATAGACGTTCCAGATATGATTGACATTAGTCATATGCGCAGCAAAGGTCTTCAGCCCGGGGAAGAATTGTTACCGGATAACG CTTCTTTAGATGACGGAGTGAAGACTGATGCTGATGAAGACATTATTTCCCAACTGGTGTCAATGGGATTTAATTATCTTCATTGTCAAAAGGCTGCAATCAATACCTCCAATgctggagtggaagcagcaacAAATTGGCTGTTTGACCATATGAATGATCCAG ATATTGATGAACCTATCATAAAAGAGCAGAAGAGTTCTCTACATATTGACCAGTCAAAACTTGATACTTTAGTATCATTTGGCATTGAGGAAGAAGTTGCTCGGAAGGCACTGCAGGCAACG GGTGGTGATATCGAAAAGGCGACAGAATGGATATTTAATCCTCCTCCTGGTTTGTCAAATATGGAAACTCCACCAAGTAGCAGTGGGTCTGTGGTTGATGATGCTGTACCTGATGGAAAAGGAA AATACCGGCTACTTGGGTTCGTAAGCCACATCGGCACATCTACTCATTGTGGGCATTATGTTGCTCATATCTACAAAGACGGGAGATGGGTGATTTTCAATGATGAGAAAGTTGGGGTTTCTCAGGATCTACCTATCGACATGGGATACTTGTACTTCTTCGAGAGATATGATGGTTGA